A single window of Streptococcus cristatus ATCC 51100 DNA harbors:
- a CDS encoding amino acid ABC transporter permease yields MFTTYILAANWYEELLKLLPDGKLFSLRAVFDAIPAILKTLPVTLLLTLGGAFFGIILAMIFAVVKINRTRILYPIQALFVSFLRGTPLLVQLMLTYFGIPLLLKAINQKYGTAFNINAIPASVFAIIAFAFNEAAYASETIRAAILSVDPGEIEAARSLGMTNRQVYLLVIIPNAAVVATPTLINSLIGLTKGTSLAFSAGVVEVFAKAQAIGGSDYRYFERFISVSIIYWIVNIVIEQIGRAIEKAMDIKAPANLEKMEQAQGGKI; encoded by the coding sequence ATGTTTACAACTTATATCCTAGCTGCAAACTGGTATGAAGAGCTCTTGAAGCTCCTTCCAGACGGCAAATTATTTAGTTTACGAGCTGTTTTTGATGCCATTCCAGCGATTCTAAAAACCTTACCTGTCACACTTTTGTTGACACTGGGTGGGGCATTTTTCGGCATTATCTTGGCCATGATTTTTGCAGTGGTCAAGATTAACCGCACAAGAATTTTGTATCCTATTCAGGCTCTCTTTGTGAGCTTCCTCCGTGGGACGCCCCTTTTGGTCCAGCTCATGTTGACTTATTTTGGGATTCCGCTCCTGCTAAAAGCCATCAATCAAAAGTATGGGACGGCTTTTAATATCAATGCTATTCCTGCCTCAGTCTTTGCCATTATTGCCTTTGCTTTCAATGAAGCGGCCTATGCTAGCGAGACGATTCGAGCAGCTATTCTTTCAGTGGATCCGGGTGAGATTGAGGCGGCTCGCAGTCTGGGCATGACCAATCGCCAAGTTTATCTGCTGGTCATCATTCCTAATGCAGCAGTTGTGGCAACACCGACTTTGATCAACTCCCTCATCGGCTTGACCAAGGGAACATCTCTGGCCTTTAGTGCGGGTGTCGTGGAAGTCTTCGCTAAGGCTCAAGCTATCGGTGGCTCCGATTATCGTTATTTTGAGCGCTTTATTTCCGTTTCCATTATTTATTGGATTGTCAATATCGTGATTGAGCAAATCGGTCGTGCGATTGAAAAAGCTATGGATATCAAGGCGCCAGCCAATCTGGAAAAAATGGAGCAAGCGCAAGGAGGTAAGATTTGA
- the mraY gene encoding phospho-N-acetylmuramoyl-pentapeptide-transferase, whose protein sequence is MLTAIIAGILTFILTLVGIPAFIRFYHKAHISGQQMHEDVKQHQAKAGTPTMGGTVFLVASVLASFVTALLSQQLSNGLIMILFILVLYGIVGFLDDFLKVFRKINEGLNPKQKLALQLVGGVIFYFFYNQHGAGDSLNVFTIPVQLGFLYIFFVLFWLVGFSNAVNLTDGIDGLASISVAISLVAYGVIALEQKRFDLLIVIISMIGGLLGFFVFNHKPAKIFMGDVGSLALGGMLAALSIALHQEWTLLLIGIVYVFETTSVMMQVIYFKLTGGKRIFRMTPVHHHFELGGFSGHGQPWSEWKVDFFFWGVGLLASLLTLAILYL, encoded by the coding sequence ATGTTAACAGCAATTATTGCAGGAATTCTGACCTTTATCCTAACGCTTGTTGGGATTCCTGCCTTTATCCGTTTTTATCACAAGGCTCATATTTCAGGCCAGCAAATGCACGAGGATGTCAAGCAACATCAAGCTAAGGCTGGAACGCCGACGATGGGGGGAACCGTCTTTCTGGTTGCTTCTGTTTTGGCTAGTTTTGTGACAGCTTTGCTTTCTCAACAACTATCCAACGGTTTGATTATGATTCTCTTTATCTTGGTTCTCTACGGAATCGTTGGCTTTTTGGATGATTTCCTCAAGGTCTTCCGTAAGATCAACGAAGGCCTGAATCCTAAGCAGAAACTAGCTCTGCAGCTGGTAGGGGGAGTTATCTTTTACTTCTTCTACAATCAGCACGGGGCAGGTGACTCTCTCAATGTCTTTACGATTCCAGTGCAGCTAGGTTTCCTCTATATCTTCTTCGTCCTCTTTTGGCTGGTTGGTTTCTCCAACGCTGTCAATCTGACCGATGGAATTGATGGCTTGGCTAGTATCTCCGTTGCGATCAGCTTGGTGGCCTACGGGGTCATTGCTCTGGAGCAGAAGCGCTTTGACCTTCTGATTGTCATTATCAGCATGATTGGTGGTTTGCTGGGCTTCTTTGTCTTTAACCATAAGCCAGCTAAAATCTTTATGGGGGACGTGGGTAGTCTTGCTTTGGGCGGTATGCTTGCTGCCCTCTCCATTGCCTTGCATCAAGAGTGGACCTTGCTTCTCATCGGAATTGTCTATGTCTTTGAGACAACTTCTGTTATGATGCAGGTGATTTATTTCAAGCTGACGGGTGGCAAGCGGATTTTCCGTATGACGCCAGTCCATCACCACTTTGAGCTTGGTGGCTTTTCTGGTCATGGCCAGCCTTGGAGCGAATGGAAGGTCGACTTCTTTTTCTGGGGCGTAGGCCTCTTAGCTAGCTTGCTGACTTTGGCCATTCTATATTTGTAA
- a CDS encoding amino acid ABC transporter ATP-binding protein — MIKISQLSKEFSGQKVLDNLSLEIQKGEVIALIGSSGAGKSTFLRSLNYLEQPDSGRIEIDNFKVDFSTISPDEILTLRRKLAMVFQQFNLFSRRTALENVKEGLRVVKNLSDQEATKIAKEELAKVGLSDRENHYPKHLSGGQKQRVALARALAMKPDVLLLDEPTSALDPELVGEVEKSIADAAKAGQTMILVSHDISFVSQVADRVLFLDKGHIIESGSPEEIINHPKEARTKEFFASYKRTYI; from the coding sequence ATGATTAAAATTTCCCAGTTAAGTAAGGAATTTTCTGGACAAAAGGTCTTGGATAATCTAAGTTTGGAAATTCAAAAAGGCGAAGTCATTGCTCTAATAGGATCCTCAGGTGCTGGCAAATCAACCTTCCTGCGCAGCCTTAACTATCTGGAACAGCCAGACAGCGGAAGGATTGAAATTGATAACTTCAAGGTGGATTTTTCAACTATTTCACCAGATGAAATCTTGACTCTGCGTCGAAAATTGGCCATGGTTTTCCAACAGTTCAATTTATTTTCCCGTCGAACGGCTCTGGAAAATGTCAAGGAAGGTCTGCGAGTAGTCAAGAACTTGTCTGACCAAGAAGCGACTAAAATTGCCAAGGAAGAGTTGGCAAAGGTTGGCCTGTCTGACCGTGAGAATCATTATCCCAAGCATTTATCAGGCGGTCAAAAACAGCGAGTGGCTTTGGCACGGGCCTTGGCCATGAAGCCAGATGTTCTCTTGCTGGATGAGCCGACCTCAGCCCTTGACCCAGAGCTAGTCGGTGAGGTAGAGAAATCCATTGCTGACGCTGCTAAAGCAGGACAAACCATGATTCTGGTCAGCCACGATATCTCTTTTGTTTCTCAGGTAGCAGATCGGGTGCTTTTCTTGGATAAGGGGCATATTATCGAGTCAGGCAGTCCAGAGGAGATTATCAATCATCCTAAGGAAGCGAGAACCAAAGAATTCTTTGCTAGTTACAAACGGACTTATATTTGA
- the trxB gene encoding thioredoxin-disulfide reductase has product MFDTMIIGAGPAGMTAALYAARSNLKVALLERGIYGGQMNNTAEIENYPGYARISGPELAEKMFEPLENLGVEHLFGQVEKIEDHGNYKKIITEDGAFVTKTVILASGANHRHLGVPGEEEYNSRGVSYCAVCDGAFFRDEDLLVVGGGDSAVEEAIFLTRFAKSVTIVHRRDQLRAQKLLQERAFANEKISFIWDSVVKEIKGDDRRVTNVVFENVKTGQSSESDFGGVFVYVGLDPVSDFVKDLGICDEAGWIVTDQHMKTAIDGIYAIGDVRQKDLRQITTAVGDGAVAGQEVYKYITEH; this is encoded by the coding sequence ATGTTCGATACAATGATTATTGGAGCTGGTCCTGCGGGAATGACAGCAGCCCTCTATGCTGCTAGAAGTAATCTAAAAGTGGCCTTGCTTGAACGCGGTATTTACGGCGGTCAGATGAATAATACTGCGGAGATTGAAAATTATCCCGGTTATGCTCGTATCAGCGGACCAGAGCTGGCTGAAAAGATGTTTGAGCCCCTAGAAAATCTAGGCGTAGAGCATTTGTTTGGTCAGGTTGAAAAAATTGAAGACCATGGTAACTATAAGAAAATCATTACTGAGGATGGAGCCTTTGTGACCAAGACAGTGATTTTGGCTTCTGGCGCCAATCATCGTCATCTAGGAGTTCCTGGCGAGGAAGAATACAATAGCCGCGGCGTTTCCTACTGTGCGGTCTGCGACGGTGCTTTTTTCCGTGATGAGGATCTCTTAGTGGTTGGAGGCGGCGATTCTGCCGTTGAAGAAGCGATTTTCCTCACGCGCTTTGCAAAGTCTGTGACCATTGTTCACCGTCGTGACCAACTGCGGGCGCAAAAGCTCTTGCAGGAGCGAGCCTTTGCCAATGAAAAAATCAGCTTTATCTGGGATTCCGTCGTAAAAGAAATCAAAGGAGACGACCGTAGGGTAACCAATGTGGTTTTTGAAAATGTTAAAACGGGACAAAGCAGCGAGTCAGACTTTGGTGGCGTCTTTGTTTATGTCGGCCTAGATCCTGTTAGCGACTTTGTCAAAGATCTGGGTATTTGCGATGAAGCTGGCTGGATTGTGACGGATCAACATATGAAAACAGCTATTGACGGCATTTATGCTATTGGTGATGTTCGTCAGAAAGACCTACGCCAAATTACCACAGCCGTTGGAGACGGAGCAGTAGCAGGCCAAGAAGTTTATAAATACATCACAGAGCATTAA
- the ftsL gene encoding cell division protein FtsL, which produces MAERKQHPIQKRIRKFSRVEKAFYGSIILTAIILAVSIVFMQTKLLQVNHDLTEVNAQIESEQAELDNIKQEVNELTRYERLSQLASSQDMKLQKGNRKTVSTTNE; this is translated from the coding sequence ATGGCAGAAAGAAAGCAACACCCTATTCAAAAACGGATTCGGAAATTTTCTCGAGTCGAAAAAGCCTTCTATGGCTCCATTATTTTAACAGCGATTATCCTTGCAGTCAGTATTGTGTTTATGCAGACTAAGTTACTGCAGGTCAATCATGATTTGACTGAAGTTAATGCTCAGATTGAGTCAGAGCAGGCTGAATTGGATAATATTAAGCAAGAAGTGAATGAATTGACACGTTATGAAAGGCTGTCCCAGTTGGCCAGCTCTCAGGATATGAAACTCCAAAAGGGAAATCGTAAGACAGTGAGTACAACCAATGAGTAA
- a CDS encoding DEAD/DEAH box helicase: protein MKFTEFNFKDYIQAALRDLNFVEATEVQEKLIPVVLSGRDLVGESKTGSGKTHTFLLPIFQQLDEEANSVQAVITAPSRELATQIYQAARQLASFSEQEIRLANYVGGTDKARQIGKLESSQPHIVIGTPGRIYDLVESGDLAIHKAHTFVVDEADMTLDMGFLETVDRIAACLPKDLQFLVFSATIPQKLQPFLKKYLSNPVMEQIKTKTVIADTIDNWLLSTKGRDKNAQIYEISQLLQPYLAMIFVNTKTRADELQAYLTAQGLKVAKIHGDIPPRERKRIMNQIKNLDFEYIVATDLAARGIDIEGVSHVINDAIPQDLSFFVHRVGRTGRNGLPGTAITLYQPSDDSDIRELEKLGIKFTPKMIKNGEFQDTYDRDRRANREKTKEKLDTEMIGLVKKKKKKIKPGYKKKIQWAVNEKRRKTKRAENRARGRAERQAKRQIF, encoded by the coding sequence ATGAAATTTACAGAATTTAACTTTAAAGATTATATTCAGGCAGCCCTCAGGGACCTGAACTTTGTGGAAGCAACAGAGGTTCAAGAGAAGCTGATTCCGGTGGTGTTATCTGGCCGAGACTTGGTCGGGGAGTCCAAAACTGGATCAGGCAAGACCCACACTTTTTTGCTGCCTATTTTCCAGCAATTAGATGAAGAGGCGAACAGCGTCCAAGCGGTGATTACAGCACCCAGCCGAGAATTAGCAACCCAAATCTATCAGGCTGCCCGTCAGCTGGCTAGCTTTTCGGAGCAAGAGATTCGATTGGCCAACTATGTCGGCGGGACTGACAAGGCTCGTCAGATTGGCAAGCTAGAGTCTAGCCAGCCCCATATCGTCATTGGAACACCAGGGCGGATTTATGATTTGGTTGAGTCAGGCGATTTGGCTATCCACAAGGCTCATACCTTTGTTGTGGACGAGGCTGACATGACGCTTGATATGGGCTTTTTGGAGACGGTCGACCGGATTGCAGCTTGTCTGCCCAAAGACCTGCAGTTTTTGGTTTTCTCGGCCACCATTCCGCAGAAGCTCCAACCTTTCTTGAAAAAATACCTGTCTAATCCAGTCATGGAGCAGATTAAGACCAAGACTGTGATTGCTGATACCATTGATAACTGGCTCCTGTCAACCAAAGGGCGAGATAAGAATGCCCAGATTTATGAGATCAGTCAGCTCCTCCAGCCTTATCTGGCGATGATTTTTGTCAATACCAAGACTCGGGCGGATGAATTGCAGGCCTATCTAACTGCGCAAGGTCTAAAAGTGGCCAAGATTCACGGCGATATCCCTCCACGGGAGCGTAAGCGTATCATGAATCAGATCAAGAATCTAGACTTTGAATACATCGTAGCGACGGACTTGGCGGCTCGGGGGATTGACATTGAGGGCGTTAGCCATGTCATCAATGATGCCATTCCGCAAGATTTGTCTTTCTTTGTCCACCGCGTTGGTCGGACTGGACGAAATGGCCTTCCCGGCACAGCCATTACCCTTTATCAACCGAGTGACGATTCAGATATTCGAGAGTTGGAAAAGCTGGGCATCAAGTTTACTCCTAAGATGATCAAAAATGGGGAATTTCAAGATACCTACGACCGGGATCGCCGCGCTAATCGGGAGAAGACCAAGGAAAAGCTGGACACAGAAATGATTGGTCTGGTCAAGAAGAAAAAGAAAAAAATCAAGCCAGGCTATAAGAAGAAAATCCAATGGGCGGTTAATGAAAAGCGCCGCAAGACCAAGCGAGCTGAAAATCGTGCACGTGGTCGAGCAGAACGCCAGGCTAAGCGCCAGATATTCTAG
- the pbp2X gene encoding penicillin-binding protein PBP2X: protein MSNRFLKNIQRYALKNRQSPEYNRRKVGKSMSALAVFLFFIFLINFATIIGTDQKFGVNLSKGAKQVHQKTVVVAAKRGTIYDRNGVPIAEDATTYNIYAVIDKNYKSAAGKVLYVEESQYEKVAEILNQHLGMDKDYVKQQLAQKDLKQVSFGSQGNGITYSTMSSIRQAMEKEKIEGIDFTTSPNRSYSNGIFASQFIGQAQMQEDKDGNKTLVGKSGMEQSLDRILGGQNGLVTYEKDSKGNIIPGSEEVSVKTEDGKDVYTTLSAQLQTYLETRMDAFQETAKGKFVSATLVSAKTGEILATTQRPTYNADTKEGLNVDHLKTWNSFLYQTQYEPGSTMKVMTLASAIDNGSFNPTGTYDNSEYKIADATIRDWDVNMGLSTGQVLTYAQGFTYSSNVGMTRIEQDMGDAKWIDYLSKFKFGLPTRFGMGYEEYGALPTDNAVTIAMSSFGQGIGVTQVQMLRAFSAISNDGVMLEPKFISAIYDSRTGSARKSQPEIVGHPVSGKAAKTTRDYMIQVGTVPYYGTLNIGGEPVIKVSGQDVAVKSGTAEIASAKGYLEGENNYIYSVVAMTPAESPDFIMYVTVQQPEVKFSPLFWQEVVNPVLEEAVALKDSLNLTGDSPALELVEKETTYKMPSIDGLTKQLKLKNQISPGGLADELRRNLVQPVILGTGSEIKKISVKEGQELKANQQILILSDNFEDLPDMYGWTKENVEQFAEWQGLEVNFKGKGSKVVKQKEKVNTDLKKLKKITVTLGD, encoded by the coding sequence ATGAGTAATAGATTTTTAAAAAATATTCAGCGATATGCTTTAAAAAATAGACAAAGCCCAGAATACAATCGACGAAAAGTTGGAAAAAGTATGAGTGCCTTGGCCGTCTTTCTTTTTTTCATTTTCTTAATTAATTTTGCGACGATTATCGGGACAGATCAGAAATTTGGTGTTAATTTGTCAAAAGGTGCCAAGCAAGTACACCAAAAGACAGTTGTTGTCGCTGCCAAGCGAGGAACGATCTATGACCGCAACGGTGTCCCGATCGCTGAAGATGCAACAACCTATAACATTTATGCTGTTATTGATAAAAATTACAAATCCGCCGCTGGCAAGGTCCTCTATGTAGAAGAATCTCAGTATGAAAAGGTTGCTGAGATTCTTAATCAACATCTAGGAATGGATAAGGACTATGTTAAGCAGCAGCTTGCGCAAAAGGATTTAAAGCAGGTTTCTTTTGGTTCTCAAGGAAATGGGATCACCTATAGTACTATGAGCTCTATCCGGCAGGCGATGGAGAAGGAAAAGATAGAGGGAATTGATTTTACAACCAGCCCTAACCGCAGCTATAGTAACGGTATCTTTGCTTCGCAATTTATCGGTCAGGCTCAGATGCAAGAGGATAAAGATGGTAACAAAACTCTTGTAGGGAAATCCGGGATGGAGCAGTCGCTAGACCGTATCTTAGGCGGTCAGAATGGTCTGGTTACCTATGAAAAAGACAGCAAAGGCAACATTATCCCAGGTTCAGAGGAAGTTTCTGTTAAGACAGAAGACGGAAAAGATGTGTATACAACCCTCTCTGCCCAGCTACAGACATACTTGGAAACGCGGATGGATGCCTTCCAAGAAACAGCTAAAGGAAAATTTGTCAGTGCGACTTTGGTCAGTGCCAAGACAGGCGAGATTTTAGCAACAACTCAGCGTCCGACTTATAATGCGGATACCAAAGAGGGCCTGAATGTAGATCATTTGAAAACTTGGAATAGCTTCCTTTACCAGACGCAGTATGAGCCTGGATCAACGATGAAAGTTATGACTCTAGCCTCAGCGATTGATAATGGGTCCTTTAATCCAACCGGAACATACGATAACTCGGAATATAAGATTGCAGATGCTACCATCCGCGACTGGGATGTAAACATGGGGTTATCAACAGGACAAGTCCTGACCTATGCTCAAGGTTTTACTTACTCTAGTAATGTTGGGATGACACGCATTGAGCAAGACATGGGAGATGCCAAGTGGATAGACTATCTATCAAAATTCAAATTTGGCTTACCGACTCGTTTTGGTATGGGCTATGAAGAATATGGTGCCTTGCCTACAGACAATGCTGTAACCATTGCTATGAGTTCCTTTGGACAAGGGATTGGGGTAACCCAAGTGCAGATGTTACGTGCCTTTTCGGCTATTTCAAATGATGGTGTTATGTTAGAGCCGAAATTTATCTCTGCTATTTATGATTCACGAACAGGTAGTGCCCGTAAATCCCAGCCAGAAATCGTTGGTCATCCAGTTTCAGGAAAAGCAGCGAAAACGACTCGGGATTATATGATTCAGGTCGGAACGGTCCCTTATTATGGAACACTGAATATCGGCGGAGAACCGGTTATCAAGGTTTCTGGGCAAGATGTGGCCGTGAAATCTGGAACAGCCGAGATTGCGTCAGCTAAGGGCTATTTGGAAGGGGAGAATAATTACATTTACTCCGTAGTAGCCATGACACCAGCTGAAAGTCCAGATTTCATTATGTATGTCACTGTTCAGCAGCCTGAAGTTAAATTTTCACCACTTTTCTGGCAGGAAGTTGTTAATCCAGTCTTGGAAGAAGCTGTGGCACTTAAAGATAGCTTGAATCTAACTGGCGATAGCCCTGCTTTGGAATTGGTTGAAAAAGAAACAACCTACAAAATGCCATCTATCGATGGTTTGACCAAACAACTGAAGTTAAAAAATCAAATCAGCCCAGGAGGCTTGGCTGATGAGCTTCGCCGCAATCTAGTACAGCCAGTCATCCTAGGAACAGGCAGTGAAATCAAGAAGATTTCTGTAAAAGAAGGGCAAGAACTGAAAGCCAATCAACAGATTTTGATTTTAAGTGATAACTTTGAAGATTTGCCAGATATGTATGGCTGGACCAAGGAAAATGTGGAGCAATTTGCTGAATGGCAAGGGCTGGAAGTCAATTTTAAAGGCAAAGGCTCAAAAGTTGTCAAACAGAAGGAAAAGGTCAATACAGACCTGAAAAAATTGAAAAAAATAACCGTTACATTGGGAGACTAG
- a CDS encoding DUF4059 family protein yields MLIKIFSLYIQSLIYTTILVGLADGLWLLLQRLGRKDRTLAVGQSQIYDLLLITIMTIPILSFAIFGLLVVLKA; encoded by the coding sequence ATGTTAATTAAGATTTTTTCTCTCTATATCCAAAGTCTCATCTATACGACAATTCTGGTAGGCCTTGCCGATGGTTTGTGGCTTTTATTGCAGCGGCTCGGTCGCAAGGATCGGACGCTTGCGGTAGGTCAAAGCCAAATTTACGATCTTCTTTTGATTACAATTATGACGATTCCAATTTTGTCTTTTGCGATTTTTGGTTTACTGGTTGTTCTTAAAGCTTAA